Proteins co-encoded in one Hirundo rustica isolate bHirRus1 chromosome 18, bHirRus1.pri.v3, whole genome shotgun sequence genomic window:
- the C18H17orf75 gene encoding protein Njmu-R1 — MLPALPDGDERELESSEEGGGAGEERRPERHGCTYHGLYGYRRSAQQGAAGGDGSAGSAVAHTPSTEDFSLSLLDTNLPAEAETELRSFIAKRLTKGALFEGMGNVASVGLSIPEGKVGCYYCRFQQESVLETATLESDINAPEYVVCFLGGSEKGLELFRLELDKYVQNLKINLVLEQKNLEACVSPYLRSWFEDAICPIQRVVQLFQDKLASLLHAALSYTPVEVKNADESTEKDISRFLAAASLQGLVQEGTMTSLCIAMTEEQHKSMVIDCSGPQPQLHNAGSNRFCEDWMQAFVNGAEGGNPFLFRQILENFKLKAIQDINNLKRFIRQAEMNHYALFKCYLFLKNCGSGDILLKIVKVEHAEMPEARNVVTVLEEFMRETSVA; from the exons aTGCTGCCGGCGCTGCCGGACGGCGATGAgcgggagctggagagcagcgAGGAGGGCGGCGGAGCGGGCGAGGAGCGGCGGCCGGAGCGGCACGGCTGCACCTACCACGGCCTCTATGGCTACCGCAG GTCCGCGCAGCAGGGAGCCGCCGGCGGGGATGGCAGTGCCGGCAGCGCCGTGGCACACACACCCTCCACCGAAGACTTCAG cctcTCCTTGCTGGACACCAACTTACCAGCTGAAGCGGAGACGGAGCTGCGCAGTTTCATTGCTAAGCGTCTCACTAAAGGAGCGCTGTTTGAAGGAATGGGGAATGTAGCATCAGTGGGGCTGAG CATACCAGAAGGTAAAGTTGGTTGCTACTACTGTCGTTTCCAACAAGAAAGCGTTCTGGAAACAGCAACACTGGAATCAGACATTAATGCTCCAGAATACGTGGTTTGTTTCTTAGGTGGCTCAGAGAAAGGTCTGGAACT TTTCAGACTTGAGCTGGACAAATACGTTCAAAATCTGAAGATAAACCTTGTTTTGGAG CAAAAAAATTTGGAGGCCTGTGTTAGCCCCTACCTGAGGAGCTGGTTTGAGGATGCCATCTGCCCTATCCAGAGGGTGGTGCAGCTCTTCCAGGACAAACTTGCCTCTCTGCTACATGCT gctCTGAGTTACACACCTGTAGAAGTCAAAAATGCAGATGAAAGTACAGAAAAGGACATCAGCAG GttcctggcagctgccagcctcCAAGGACTTGTCCAGGAAGGCACAATGACCTCCCTGTGCATTGCCATGACAGAGGAACAGCACAAGTCCATGGTTATAGACTGTAGTGGacctcagccccagctgcatAATGCAG GAAGCAACAGATTCTGTGAGGACTGGATGCAAGCTTTTGTGAATGGTGCTGAAGGTGGAAATCCATTCCTCTTCCGGCAGATTTTGGAAAACTTTAAATTGAAG GCTATCCAGGACATCAACAACCTGAAGAGGTTTATCCGCCAGGCTGAAATGAACCACTACGCCTTGTTCAAGTGCTACCTGTTCCTAAAGAACTGTGGCAGCGGAGACATCCTGCTGAAGATTGTCAAAGTAGAACATGCAGAAATGCCAGAAGCCAGGAATGTAGTGACTGTCCTGGAGGAATTCATGAGAGAAACATCAGTGGCTTAA